The following is a genomic window from Bosea sp. RAC05.
AGGCGGCGAAGGCCTTCTCGCGCAGGTCGCGGCGTGTCGAGAAGGTCAGGAAGGGCTCGATCACCGAGCGCGACAGCGTCACCGCATGCTGACCGGGGTGGCCGCGATCGGCCGCGGCACGCGCCATCGCGGCGAGCAGGAAGGGCGGCAGTCCAGCCAGCCCCGCCTCGTCCTCGATCATCAGCGCATAGGAGGATTCGTCCTTGAGCACGTTCTGGCTGAACTGGGTGCCCAGCCCCGCCAGCCGCTCGTTGATCGCAGCCAGCCGCGCCTTGTCCTCGCCACCGAGCTGCGCGCCCGAGCGGATGAAGCCGCGATGCGTGCGCTCCAAGAGCCGCGTCTGTTCTGAGTCGAGGCCGAGCGCCTCGCGCTTCGCGAAAACCGCATCGACCCGCGCGAACAGGCCCTCATCCATCATGATCGCCGACCAGTGGCGCGAGGTCAGCGGCGAGAGCGCCCGCTCGATCGCCTGCAGCGCCTCGTTGGTGTCGGCTCCGGCGAGATTGTAGAACACGCCGCCGACGCGCGAGAGCGCCCGGCCGGCCAATTCCAGCGCCTCGATCGTGTTGGCGAAGTCCGGCGCCGCCGGATCGGCCACGATCGCGGCCATCTCGTCCTTGTGCTTCGCCAGCGCCGCCTCGAAGGCCGGCTGGATATGCTCCGGTTTGATCGCTGCGAAGGGCGGCAGGCCGAAGGGCGTCTCCCAGCGCGTCGCGAAGGGGTTGTCGGCCGGCAGGGGCAGGGCTTCGGGAGCAAGGGCTTCGGACGCGGTCATGGCGGGGCTTTCGGCTGGCGGCGGCGGCGGGATCGAAAGGCCGATCATTCCCGCGCGAAGATATGGCTGAGATAGGGCTTCATGAAGACCGCCATGCGGTGCCGGTCGCAATCGGCGGCGCTGCGCAGGATCACGATGTCGTCGAGCTCCTGCTCCTCGAGGCCTTTCATGCGCGACAGCATCAGCGCGCGCGCCTCGTCCGCCGGCAGGTCGATGGTGAGCGGGCGCATGAAGGCGACGCGGCCGGGCGAGAACACCGGGTGCCAGCCCTCCCCGACCCGCAGCTCGGCCTCCGTCAGTCCGGTCTCCTCGGCGAGTTCGCGCAGCACGCTGCCGGCGAGATCGACCGTGCCGTCCTCGCGCACATCGCTGCGGTCGGGCGTGCCGGCGGCGAAATAGACCATGCCGCCATTGGCGGTATGGCCGCTCATGCGCCCGCACAGGAAGGCCCCGTCGGCGGCGCGCAGCGCCCCCATGGCGAAGCCGTTGCGCAGCGCCGGACCCGGATGGCCGGCGTCGCGCCAGGTCATGAAGGCGGCGTAGTCGGTCTCGAAATAGCGGGCGTGGAAGACGCCGTCGGTGATCACGGCGCGGTGCTGCAGCAGGATACGCCCGTTGAACATCGCGGGCTTTTCGGCGTTGAGGCGCGCCCAATGGGCTGCGATCTTGGCCTCGTTCTCGCGGGCGAAGGCCCAGTCATAGGGCTCGATCCGGGCGGCGACCCGGTCGACGCGGGCGATGTGCCCGTCGGGAAAGCATTCGATGTCGTTGGTCTCGAGGCTGGCGGCCTGGGTCACAGCAGCACGCCCTCGCTGATGACGACGGCCGAACCACCAATCCGCGCCGAGACCAGCGCGCCCTGCGCCACCGTCAGCTCCAGTGTGATCTGCGAGGGCCGGCCCATCTCGTAGCCCTGCTCGATGATGAAGCGGTGCTCGCCGTCGCCGGGGCGTTCGAAGCGCATGACGACGCCGGCGAAGGCCGCAACGGCCGCGCCGGTCGCCGGATCCTCGGTAAAGCCCAGGGTGGGCGCAAACATGCGGGCGTGGAAGGCGTGGCCCGCATCGCGTGTCTGCCGGCAATAGGCGAAGGCGTTGGGCTGGTCGGCCGGCCTGATCGCCTGCGACCAGAGCATCGTGTCGAGGCGCACCCGCTCCAGGGCCGCCAGGCTCGCCACGGGCACGAAGCTGAAGGCGACGCCGGCCGAAAAGACGGTCGGCACATGCCCATCGAAGCCGATCTCTCGTCGATCGAGCCCCAGAGCGCCCGCGATCAGTGGCAGCGCGGCGGCCGGCTCGGCCTCTTGCGGCAGGCGCGGCAGCGTAAAGACGGCATGGCCGGTTTTCGGGCCGCTCACCCCAACGGCGCAGGTGACGGCGCCGACCTGCTCCTCGATCACGATGACGTCGGATCCTCGACTGGCGACCGCATCCTGCAACGCCAGCAGCACCGCGGTGCCGACGGTGGGGTGCCCGGCGAAGGGCAGCTCACGGCCGGGCGTGAAGATGCGGATCGCCGCGCGGTGGCCGGCCTCGGCAGCCGGCTGAACGAAGACCGTCTCGGAGAGGTTGAACTCGCGCGTGATCGCCTGCATCGCGGCGGTATCGAGCCCGTCCGAGTCGAGCACCACCGCCAGCGGGTTACCGGCATGGGGCGTGGCGGTGAAGACGTCCAGCGTGACGAAACGGCGGGCCATGCGGCATTCCTTGGGTTTAGCGGATCGCCTTCGGGAGGGTGAGGTCGATCGTCAGCGGGCAGTGGTCGGAGGCCTTGGGCCGGTCCCAGCCGACGCGCGGATAGCGGTCGGCCGAGGTCGCCAGCCGCGCCATCGAGCGGTCGGGCTCGCGCGGATCCAGCGGCACGCGATAGGGCAGCCCGCGCCGGATCATCTGCAGCGTCGGATGCGGATTGGCCGCCGCCAGCGCCGGCGAGAGCAGGATGTGGTCGAGCGGCATATGCGTCTCGACCAGCTGCTCGCGCGCCTCGGACCAGTAGCGGCGGAAATGCGTCCAGCGCTCGTGAGCCGGGATGGCCTCCATCGGGTCGACCGCGAAATTGTCCAGCAGCGGCTCGATGCCGCTCTCCCCCTCGTCGACGACCTCGGCCAGCGGCCCGAGCCCGTAGCGATAGGCGTTGAGGTCGCCCAGCACGATCCAGTTCGCCTCGCGCCAGCCCGCGCCGAAGCGCTGCCGGATCAGCCCCTTCACGGCCCGCGCCTCGGCCCGGCGCACCGCCAGCGTCGCCACCCGGCCGTCGTCGCGGCCATTGTTCATCGATTTGAAGTGGCAGCCGAACAGGGCGAGGCTGCGGTCGCCGAAGTCGAGCTCCACCTGCAGGCAGTCGCGCGCGAAGACCTTGCCGTCGGGTCCGATCCCAAGCGCGGCGAGATCGCGGTCATGCACGCCGGCCGCAGCAAAACTGAGGTCCTTGTGCGAGCGCACGCTGACCCGCTGCGGTGCCAGCAGGTCGCGCCGTGCCGCGAAGCCGATGTCGATGTTGCGGCGGTCGTTGCCGTCGAGCAGCGTGAAATGGCCGTAGCGGTGATCGGCGATGCGGTGGACGTAATTGGCGAAGAAGGCCTGCAGGCTCGCCAGCGAGTCGACCTCCTGCAGCATCCAGAGATCGGCCTTCGCCTCTGCCAGGGCGAGCGCCGTCATCTGGCGCTTGTCGTCCTCCAGCGCGACCGCCAGCGAACGCTCGACCGCGTCGCGCTCGTCGACGCGGGGGAAATGGAACAGCGACATGGCCGGCGCGGTGTCGCTGCGCTCGCCCGAGGAGAAGCGATGGCGCGTCAGCAGGTTCTCGACGTTGAAGGTGCCGACGCGCAGTTTCATGCGGCTCAGAGCTTCTCGGGCACGAACTGGTGCGTCGGCGTCACGAATTCGTCCTGCGCCGCCACCGTCAGGATCTCGCGGGAGCCAGCCTCCTTGGTGCGCTTGAGCAGGCCATAGATCGAGGCTGCGGCCTTGGCCAGCGCCGCGGCGGCGGACTCCTCGCGCAGGTAATGCACGAAGAACAGCGCCGCGATCGCGTCGCCCGCCCCGTTGACGCTGACGTCGAGCTTGGGCGTGCGCACGCGGAAGGCGCCCCTGGCGTCGGCCGCCATCAGGTCGATCGAGTCGGCGGGCGTCTCGTCGGTGACGAGCGAGGTGACGAGCACGACCTTCGGCCCGGCATCGCGCAGCGCCTCGACCGCGCGATGCGCATCGGCGATCGTGCGGATCTCGATATCGGTCAGCAGTTCGAGCTCGAACTGGTTGGGCGTGACGATGTCGGCCGCCGGCACCGCCTGCTCGCGCATGAACTCCGGAATGCCCGGCCGCACGAAGACGCCGCGCCCGACATCGCCCATCACCGGGTCGCAGCAATAGACCGCCTTCGGGTTGGCCGCCCGCACGCGCTCGACCGCCGAGAGGATGGCGTGGCCGATATCGGCCGAGCCCATATAGCCCGAGAGCACGCCGGTGCAGGAGGGCAGCACGCCGCGCTCGGCGATGCCCTCCATCACCTCGTCGATCATGCCGCCGTCGAAGACGCGGCCCTTCCAGGCGCCGTAGCCGGTGTGGTTCGAGAACTGCACGGTGTGGATCGGCCAGACCTCGACGCCCAGGCGCTGCATGGGGAAGACGGCGGAGGCGTTGCCGACATGTCCATAGGCGACATGCGACTGGATCGAGAGGATGTTCATGGGCGTCTCGGCAGAGTCTGGGGGCGCAAGCTCTAGCCGCTCGCGCGGCCGGACGGCAAATCGAAAGCCGTCATGGCCGCCATCACCCAGGCTCAGGCCGCGCTCAGCCTCGCGACACCGGCCGTGTCGGTGAACTGCGTGACGCTGGCGATCTTGCCGTCGGTGATCGTGAAGATGTCGACGATCTCGAAAGGGCCGCTGCGGCCGCTCGGCTTGCAGGCGACATCGGCCCGCCAGTGCAGGATGGCCCGATCGCCATCGACGGTGAGGCCGAGTTCCTCGACATTGCTGAAGACATAGGCCGCGATCAGGCCGGCCATCTGCTCGCGCACGGCCTCGAGGCCGTCGGGCTGCCGGAAGGCCTCGGCGGCGGCGGGACCGCCGACGAGCCGATAGCAGCACTGCGGGTGGAAGAAGCCCATCAGCGCGTCGAGATCGCCGCGGTGGCGCGCGGCATAGGCGTCGCGGATCAGGGCCTTGCTCGCGCTATCGTCGGCCATGCCACCTCTCCCTTCGTCAGGACCAGCAGTGTCGCGCCGGGGGCCTCGCAAGTCCAGCGCGGAACCACGCCGATCCCGGCCCGCGACGGCGGGCCGGGATCGGCAACAGGTGATGCCGGCGCGGCGGATCAGCTTCCGACGGCCGCCTTCTTCGCGAAGCTGTCGATGAAGGTCTTGGTCAGATCCACATCCGACTTCGCCAGCTCCGGATCGAGCAGCTTGAGGGCGTCGTACATGCTCTTCATCGCGTCGGGCGTCGAGATGCCGGTCCGCGAATAGCTCTCGAGCGAGTTCTTCACCGCCTGGAGATAGAGCGGCTTGTCGCCGAGATGATATTCCGCCGGCACCAGATCGGCGACGTCGTCGGGCTTGGCGGTTTCCAGCCATTTCAGCGCCTTGACGAAGGCGTTGACGAGCTTCTGTGTCGTCACCGGGTTCTTCTCGGCGAAATCGCCCTTGAGATAGAGCACGGCAGCCGGGTTCGAGCCGCCGAAGAGCGCCTTGGTGCCGGCCTCGGTGCGGGTGTCGATCAGCGCGACGACATCGCCATCGGCCTCGAGCTTCGAGGTCACGGGGTCGAGATGCGAGATGATGTCGACCTGCTTCTGCTTCATCGCCGCGACCGCGCTGGCACCGGCGCCGACGCCGATGATCGGCGCGTCGCTGGCCTTCAGCCCGGCCTTGACCATGGCGTATTGCGCGGTCAGCGCCGTCGAGGAGCCCGGCGCGGTGACGCCGATCTTGAGGCCCTTGAAGTCGGCCGCCGACTTGACCTTGTCGACGAGGTCCTTGCGCACGGCGATGGTGATGCCGGGGAAGCGCCCGAGCTCGACCACGGCGCGCACGTCCTGCCCCTTGGCCTGCATGCGGATGGTGTGCTCATAGGCGCCGGCGACGACGTCGACCGAGCCGCCGACCAGGGCCTGCAGCGACTTGGCGCCACCGCCGAAATCGTTGATCTCGACGTCGAGACCCTGCTCCTTGAAGAAGCCCTTCTTCTCCGCGACCGTCAGCGGGAGATAATACAGAAGCTGCTTGCCGCCGACGCCGAGCGTCAGCTTGGGCTTCTCGGCGTTCTGCGCGAAGGCGGCATGGGGCGCGAAGCCCAGCGCGGTGGACAGCGCGAGCGCAGCCAGCGCCGCGCGGCGTGAGATCGTCATGGGATGTTCCTCCGGTGCCGTGCGAAAGGCGCACTTGTATGGCGCCGTTGGGTGGAGGATAGGCGAGAGGACGGCAATGGGGCAAGGATGGCGCAGGACATCGGCTGGCGGGCACTTGGGCATGCTGTTCGCGCCGACCGGGGATCTGTGGCATCGTCGGCCAACAGGCCTCATCTTGCCGCCAAAGTGAACGGGGACAATAGGTGAGCGACCAATCGACGACGATCCTTGTGCCGAAAGAACCGACGCTATTTCGCACAACGGGCATTCCCCCGAAAAAAATCGAACTTCCGTTTTATGTGAATTCCAGTAATATAAAAAATATCCTGTCTATCATTATTATATTGGTTATTATTTCAGCAATAACAAATAATCTCATCAATATGATAAAGTCATTTCCCACGAAAGATTTAGTCTTATTTTTTTCTGTATTGTTTGTGATTTACGCCGCATTGCTGATATTTAGTCTATATGTCTTACTGACCTCAATCATTGGCGCATGTCAAAATTTATTACACTCTCCGGTTCTGGTCATTACAGAAAAGGCTCTGCTGGATACAAGAAGCAAAACAATTTTACAGTGGAACGAGATTGAGCAGGCGACGATCGACAAGGATTCGAAGGGCACACTCGTCG
Proteins encoded in this region:
- a CDS encoding endonuclease/exonuclease/phosphatase family protein; the encoded protein is MKLRVGTFNVENLLTRHRFSSGERSDTAPAMSLFHFPRVDERDAVERSLAVALEDDKRQMTALALAEAKADLWMLQEVDSLASLQAFFANYVHRIADHRYGHFTLLDGNDRRNIDIGFAARRDLLAPQRVSVRSHKDLSFAAAGVHDRDLAALGIGPDGKVFARDCLQVELDFGDRSLALFGCHFKSMNNGRDDGRVATLAVRRAEARAVKGLIRQRFGAGWREANWIVLGDLNAYRYGLGPLAEVVDEGESGIEPLLDNFAVDPMEAIPAHERWTHFRRYWSEAREQLVETHMPLDHILLSPALAAANPHPTLQMIRRGLPYRVPLDPREPDRSMARLATSADRYPRVGWDRPKASDHCPLTIDLTLPKAIR
- a CDS encoding nuclear transport factor 2 family protein — protein: MADDSASKALIRDAYAARHRGDLDALMGFFHPQCCYRLVGGPAAAEAFRQPDGLEAVREQMAGLIAAYVFSNVEELGLTVDGDRAILHWRADVACKPSGRSGPFEIVDIFTITDGKIASVTQFTDTAGVARLSAA
- the pdxY gene encoding pyridoxal kinase PdxY; the protein is MNILSIQSHVAYGHVGNASAVFPMQRLGVEVWPIHTVQFSNHTGYGAWKGRVFDGGMIDEVMEGIAERGVLPSCTGVLSGYMGSADIGHAILSAVERVRAANPKAVYCCDPVMGDVGRGVFVRPGIPEFMREQAVPAADIVTPNQFELELLTDIEIRTIADAHRAVEALRDAGPKVVLVTSLVTDETPADSIDLMAADARGAFRVRTPKLDVSVNGAGDAIAALFFVHYLREESAAAALAKAAASIYGLLKRTKEAGSREILTVAAQDEFVTPTHQFVPEKL
- a CDS encoding ABC transporter substrate-binding protein, whose product is MSRRAALAALALSTALGFAPHAAFAQNAEKPKLTLGVGGKQLLYYLPLTVAEKKGFFKEQGLDVEINDFGGGAKSLQALVGGSVDVVAGAYEHTIRMQAKGQDVRAVVELGRFPGITIAVRKDLVDKVKSAADFKGLKIGVTAPGSSTALTAQYAMVKAGLKASDAPIIGVGAGASAVAAMKQKQVDIISHLDPVTSKLEADGDVVALIDTRTEAGTKALFGGSNPAAVLYLKGDFAEKNPVTTQKLVNAFVKALKWLETAKPDDVADLVPAEYHLGDKPLYLQAVKNSLESYSRTGISTPDAMKSMYDALKLLDPELAKSDVDLTKTFIDSFAKKAAVGS
- a CDS encoding PhzF family phenazine biosynthesis protein produces the protein MARRFVTLDVFTATPHAGNPLAVVLDSDGLDTAAMQAITREFNLSETVFVQPAAEAGHRAAIRIFTPGRELPFAGHPTVGTAVLLALQDAVASRGSDVIVIEEQVGAVTCAVGVSGPKTGHAVFTLPRLPQEAEPAAALPLIAGALGLDRREIGFDGHVPTVFSAGVAFSFVPVASLAALERVRLDTMLWSQAIRPADQPNAFAYCRQTRDAGHAFHARMFAPTLGFTEDPATGAAVAAFAGVVMRFERPGDGEHRFIIEQGYEMGRPSQITLELTVAQGALVSARIGGSAVVISEGVLL